A region of the Megalops cyprinoides isolate fMegCyp1 chromosome 21, fMegCyp1.pri, whole genome shotgun sequence genome:
ttccttttttttcctttttccattttctcccgAATTTGGAgtggccaattccccgaattctggaatgtccaatttgttaTCATtcagtcccattgcacaacccccactgtcaaggagagcgtggacaagcacatgccctcctccaagacacgtgatgtcagccactgcttcttttcacactgcggtccacaagctaagtTAGCACAAAGACGagttggaggaagacattttgtatgcagctttggcacttggaccacaggtgcctgaccaaccagcaggggtcgctaTTGCCgatgggaccgaagcccctgccaaCATACCCACACCTATCCctggcggaacgaagccaatgtgctCCGtctgtgagctcccagtcactgtctcTTTGTATATTTCCATCCATATTGTAAAGACTCTGGTTTTAAGCCTTCAGTGTAAGCAACAATCAAAATTTCTATGACAGCATGCCAAATGCAATGATGAAGAGGGGGCAAAGGTCAACACAATCATTTAAATCATCATTCCAGAGATTCAGACAGCCAACTatccaaagcaaacagcagaacTTTGCAGGTAGGGAGTCTGCCATTTCTGAGACTGCTTCCGCCACTTAATATTTATAGAACAAAGCAATGGCAGAGTAACCATGGATAATTTTCTGGAAAAGGTCCTCTTTCTGCATCTTGGAGTGCATTTCCTCAGTTCTGAGGTGAGTGATTGTGCCCTGCTAAATTAGGCCAAGTTTTGTCTCTTGTTAATGAGCTGTTGTGTTGTTTGTACCATTATTGAAATAACTGGCGATTTTCTTGTGCTTGTTTCTATTGTGTTAGCTTATTGCTTAGCATGTAGTAGTGTTAAtactctgttgtttttgtgtctgtgtttctgttgtgatTATTGTTGCTTCAGTGGCATTGTTTTCTAATTATTTGGGCACATAGTTTCAGTTGCAGTGGTCTTAATTAATCAGCTGATTTGGTAACTGAGTAGAAGAGTGGTGAGGATAATAAAACTCcacaaacaatatgaaaattaataaaatgaagtcTTTTAAGCCTGTTAGAGCCTGGTTAGTccatacaaaatacagacaagacaataaagtaattaaaacaactttactaacaacaacaaagacaaacattgacaaaacaaaatgaactaGAATAACTAAAACAAGCAGACAGTgacaaacatgaaattaatacaaaaatgatAACCACAGTTTGATCACCGCAAAAAACATTACttagatgtgtgtgtatccatACAAGTTATCTTATTTGAATTAAGCTTTACTGAACTAATTGTCTGTTTAATCAGTGTCATAAAGTAATGGtgatggaatttaaaaaaatatcactaTAGAAATAACAGATCTGTCTTGACATAACTTGTACTTTATCATCACCTACTCAAGATGCTGatattacaaaataatgttAAACTTTACATATTCTTCTATGGAGGGTGAGTCCATTAAATCCACAGGGATGGTTTTGGAagttgggcactgctgttgtacccttgggcaaggtacttaacccacaactgcctcagtaaatatccagctgtataaatggataacattgtaaagaactgtaacctatgtaagtcgctttggataaaagcgtctgctaaatgaataaatgtaaatgtaaattgcaaaTAAGTTTCCATATACCCGACAGCTGCATAGTTAATTGTAATCAGGTGTTGGTAGTGCTATTTAAGGATATTCTCCTTAAGCAGTCCAGCAAGGAAGGACTTATGAACCACCATGTGTCACCTTCCAATTTCTGTTCACATCTCCAGTGGAAAACACACCCACTATCATGGTCCCACTCGATCTTGTACAGCTTCCAACCTCATCTATCCTCCATTGGTAAACACAGAGGCCTGTAGAACTGTCAGTCCACCAAATCCCATATCTCCCTCCAGCCCCTGGCCCTCACCGAAATCGGGATCATCCCTAACAACACAGCAACCCCAGTAGCCGTCTCCACTTCTGACTCCTTTTCCCACACACTCTGCCCATCTGACCACACTCGGGATCTCTGGCATAGCTTTTAAATGGATTAAGTCCTACATCTCTTGATGGTCTTTTAAAGTTTCCTAGGTTGGCAGCTTGTCTCATGAACATAGCCTTCTTAcaggtgtccctcaaggctTCATACTTGGTCCCCTCCTTGCACGAGCCTGGCATCTCTTACCATGGATTGTCATACCAATTCTATGCAGATGATACTCagcttttcctctcttctcctcacAGCAGTGCATGAAATAGCTCCACTGTACCTCCAATCCATCTTCAAACCATACACCCTGACCAGATCTCTCTGTTCTGCAACCTCAAAGCAACTGATGCCCCCTCCCTGTGTGGTTGTGCCTCTCAGTCAAGATGCCTCtctgtactggtcccccagtggtggagTGATCCTCCCACTGTGATCATTCCTACAGCATTGTGCATGTGGGCAAAAGTGACTCAAGTCACATGAGACTGTTAGCCTGAGACAAGCAGTCAGTCTTGCAGTTTCACAATTCTTGTTCAAGGTAAACTCTCTTCTTTCAACATAAAGGTGTTGAAGGAAGAAGAGTAACAATAGACAAAGGGACAAAAGGCAGTACGCCTGTAATTCGAGACCATGCCACCTAATATAAATGGAATTCAAGGGACAGTATAAATGTAGCTGTGCACAAGTAGAACACTCTGCGTTTGACCACAATCTCAAGAAGGACACAGAAAATATCTATGCCAAACTTCTGCTCTTTTGATTCTTGCCTGCTTGAGAGTTGGTGAGTTTCTTGGAGTAAAGTCATAAGATGGAGATCAGAGACAGGAGTAGCTCGCACAGGGAGGCCTGGAAAAGCATATGTTGATGCATATGTTGATTTAGAAGGACTAATACAGGCATCTGTCCTAGCCATAAACAAAAGCCTACTTTGAGCTGTTTACTTGCTTGCGCTTAATATGCTGAGTAGTAATTGAGTGGAGAAGTCATCTGATGGAAACCCTGTGAACGTGAGGTACATTACAAATATCCCAAGGTGCAGTAGAGCTGCTTGTTTGTAATTGGGAAGTTGTTGTACTCATTTGTTGAATAAAAAttccatgttttttgtgtttctcacaAATTAGTTTTCAACCAGtctcatttggaaaaaaaattggaacaaaacataaattcaaatttaaaattaacagaattcatttaatttcatcaactgtttctcttcctctttagACCACCAAAACACTGTTTCACACATCAGGTAATACTGATATTTTCTGACATTGAATTGTATTATTTCTTAATGTGTATGCAGCTGCACAAATGTACGTCTAATGCTCTAATCtttgtgaaatatgtatatAGTGACACTGAGGTAGCATTTCTTTTTGGTTTGAGAGATATAGcttaattctgccaaacatgtttgttaatatactgtaaaaCCACCATCTAGGAATTGCATAGAATTGCTTGGAGTTTGTCTAAAcagtcaatcaaattttattaaattgaatttttatATTAGttagtttatttgtttatttcagttgtaAGGCAACTGATAAATTCCTGCCCTAGAAGGGTAGATATCCTCAAGAAAAACCACAGAGCTCACACAAAGTGAATGATCTCACAGAAGAGATCTATTACATGGCAACAGAGGCGGTGATGTTTATAATAGCAGTTCACTAGCATGTGGCTGCTTTTAACCCTAGCCAAAAATTGCCCTGTGGTATAGGCATATAATACCACTTTTCCACTGATGGAACCATACCAAGCCGTCCTCAGACCAAGCTGGCCATGGTGGACAAAGCCATTACAGAACAAATACTGTAATAGTTTGAACTTAGACACCTTAGATGCAGGTCTGGGTTAAAACATTGTAGTGCTCCTGTGCATCACCGCTCGAATTTTAGTAAGATTGATTTAGTCACATCTTGTAATCTTGCCCCCAATGTACATTGCCTAGTGTTACAGTATGCTGCATTCATTTACCCAACTAGCAATCTGTAACAGACATGCAAATTGCATTAATTTTGAGGACCTGTACAAATAACAGTTAATACCTTACAGCCTGTATAAAACATCTTCATGACTTCTATGAGCAAGCCATAAATTATTGGAGGGGGATTTAATGCTTTCTCAacgttgggggggggtggggggggggggggggggggggggggggggggggggggggggtgatctgTTCCCTCTACTATTGCgttgtcatttaaaataaaaataaatttttttatCCCAGTTTAAGTGCCCCCCTTAGTGGGTGGTGCCCCTGTGAGCTGTCCTAACTTAGATGGAGAAAATAATGtaagttaaaataataaataatgtcaaGTTTACAATCTTTAATTTGACAAAATGACAATGCACAAGCTAactaacatgaaaaaaatttcACAACAATAAGCTATTGTTAGCTATACTTTGTATAAACTCATAATGGTAATTTTAAAGTTTATAAAGCTACTAGTGCTTTCTATGATAAACATTGAATTAGCATAGCTATGGAATGGTTATAATagtaaatgaaagtaaatatgGCATTTACTGAACCTGCTAGCACACTCAGAAAGAACCAGGGCCAAAGAACAATATATCTGTCCCCCCTCTGTTCGCTGCTGCCCAAGTCTTAACCTCATTCTCTGGAGAATAGAACACCTTATTGAGGTGCAGGTGAAATAGAGAGTTCTACTCCTGTGCAAACACAGATGTCTAAGTCTTCAGCCTCATTTGCTTTTTGGTTCATTCCTCAATGATTTTCCTGTGGTTTCAGTGCCGGGTTTGAGATTTGGTCCAGGCGATGTTACATGTGGTGTAAGGCTTGATTTTCAGTGCAGCTATCCACATTTGTCTTTGATGGAGCTCATccatgtttttccccttttgctTTCACATTGCAGAATGCTCTCCATCCTGGGTCTGTGTCTGCTTTGTGGCAGCTCCTGGGCTTTGTGTGAGTAACAAATGCAACATATTGgattaattatttattcactgTCATATACACTCATTCCACTGTATAATCATATATACATTTGTTCAGTAAAAGAAATTCAAAGTctttgaaatgtacagtataatatggaaattgaaaaagaaaatactgataGAGATATTGCGAGAGATAGATTTGTTTCTATTTTCTGGTTACACTGAACCAGCATTGTAGCTGGTAACATGCTCCCCAAATGAGACCAGTGACACCCTTGATAGCAGTCTAAAACTGAAATCCTACTTTAATAAACCAGCTATGAGGGACTACTTAATGACTGttactctgtgtttgtggtctCAGATAAGCCACAGTACTACTCCTACTCAGCTGCTGTGGGTGGGGGCAGTGGCACCTCCTACGCCTCTGATGGGGAGGGGCGCATCACTGCAGTCAGAGTGTGGGAGATCAGTGGAAGCTACATCACTGGGTAAACTGCACTtacactggagcactgctgagAGCAGTTCCCCTTTACACAAACACTTAAAAAGGCCATAATtctctttctttgctttctgcttccatatgcttttttttctttagcttcACTACGAACAGTATAGTATGGCTTCCTTAACTGGAACAATCTAAATGCCATGTGatcaaagtgtttctttttttaaagtttattcaGCATTGAATATCACAagttagttttttcttttttcagatttcagctgAGATACGAGTATGCCTGGAGCCCTCGTTATGGCCGTGAGGTTGGCACCCCGCTGGAGATGTCTCTCTTTGAGGGTGAGGCCATTGTCCAGGTCTCGGGAAAATACAACCCCAGCAACTACATCTACCAGCTGGTATTtgtcaccagcagagggcgctccTTCATTGTAGGCCAGCCTGTGGGAACCTCCTTCAACTTCTACCCTGTCCACAGCGAGAGCGAACTGCGCTTCCTCAGCGGGCGTTTCAACGGGAATGGAATCACCTCGATGGGTGCCCACTGGGCAATGGTCGATGACATGCCATCAGGTCCTGCCATGATGGGAAACAATACCATGCCAGCTCTTACATAATCCTCTTTAATGTCTCGCTGCATTTTgccattcacagaaaaaatctttttttttattaatagtAAAACCTCATTCCTTTTCACAAAAACTGAAGTGATTTTCAATGAGCAGAAAATGTAGCTGTAGCTGCAGACTTCACTTCTTGTTCTACTGTGCAAACCAATTCAATAAACCAATGATTCAGTCAAAAACATGATGCTTTGTCATTGATTTGTTATTTGAAGTCAAGcaattattcatacatttatatgtttCACCCATTTTATAAAGACCACAAAATTCAAGTCCACAACATAAGAATTTCACCAATCAAAATAACTCTCTGTGACAGCATGCCAAATCCAATGACGAGTAAGGGGCAAAAGTCAACACAATCTTTCAACCCAGATGGCAGTTAACAATCCAAAGCAAACAGTAGAACTTTGCATGCAGTTTACAAGACTGAGACTGTTTCTGCCACTTATTATTTACAGAACAgagcagtggcagtgtagctgtacatattttttcagaaaatgtcctTTCACAGCATTCTTTGGATCTTTCTGAAATAATTCTTTCTGAAATAATGTCCTTTACTGGTAAACAATGTCTGACTGAGAAAGATTTGGTGATGCCAAGGTGTAAGAAGAGATGCTTCTGGCAGGTGTGTACTtggtttaaatttaaaaaaaaaaaaagaagaagaaaaatcaagCAATGTTTAAATGCCATGTCTGgcagaaaatatggaaaatatggaATTAAGACACTTTTGTCTTTAACTTTCCAAACTATTTAATTATGGAAACAGATTAACAATTTATGTCAaattcttattttaaattatgtatttactCTTGAAATagagatttcttttttcatatttagaaagttttttctttaatatttgaaatttcAATCTATAGAGTACAAAAAGGTGTGTGAATTGTTTCTTAAATTTatacaactgaaataaatttaaatctGAGAACAACTGTgattaaaagaaatgaacaagTTGATGTTGGTGCATTATGTTCtcctgcattttctgtttttgttgttgagcGTAGCAGTCTTATTACTTCTCTAAAATGTATAGAGGGTAAAAGACAGGTATGACATGAAGGTCTGATGAGACAAATATGCAATGGTGGAGATATTCTCACTTCTCCTGCTGCTGAACTTCATTTTGACCTTCTTTTCCTGTTTGTCCAGgtcatttgtaaaaataaaaatcaaaataaaataacttgtTTATTCAACTCTTTTGATATTGATGTTGATGAAATAATCATCTGACATGAATTCTGCtaaaataatactgtacattgtataACCAAAATACTTCCCAGATACAACAATGCTCTATGCTTCCTTATGAGAAGCGTATCCACATATCTACTGTTTTGGCAGTAGTCCAAAAGGATGcaccattcaaaaaaaaaatgtggagaaCACCTGTCTGTGGTGCAGTTTACCAACAAACTGTTTTGAATGGTCAGCATACCAGAACCATGCAAATCAACCATCTCTTCCTGTATAAATAACTACTCACAAAGGAGCAAAGAAATCACCATTCTCCACTCACCTCCTCTTAGATGTACAGGAACACTGCTTTCAACTGGTGAGTTAGGTCAATATAGTGTAATTTAATATAGATGGCAAATGCTTGCATCTGGCAACTACTGGAAATAAGAAATTGCAGGTTATACTCTTTAAATTGTTGTCTATTATATGAGGATTGGTTTGTATTCTTGTAAATGTGAAACCTGATGTAACTAGTAGGAATTGAGAGCAGGTATATAAGGTGTGCAAGATTTTTACAAAGTTCTGACAAAGTAATATGAACCTAAGGCACAAAATTGGCACCATTTTGACACTAAAATTGAACATTTTAGTGTCAAAATGGTGAATCGTGCTACAGGTTTGTGGTTGAACACTATGCAATACAGTGTAAGTACTCCCTAGGTGAATAGTTGGCAGGAGCCATTTACTGAAATTGTCAGGCTGCACTAGAAATCAGTGACTGCTGTAGACCAAGAAAGACTGCTATGGACTCCTCATTTACTGCAGTTGTCAGCCGTAGTGTCTCAAAATACAAGCAATGCCATGTCTGTCActgaacatactgtatgaaacatataataatattttcagCTTGATGTAGACTTAGTTGACACTACAGAAATCATGGTTGCATCACTGTATTGTACGACCTGATTAAATGcagaattaaaatgatcatttcactAAGTCACTCAGAGCCTAGACATTGTGTGCCGTTTTATTTAGTggtattttacatgttacagtaTCTTGCTGGCAGTGTTGATTTTATGGGCAGTGCTGATGTCTGAAATTTGTGCAATATTTctcaaatgtcaaataaaattgTTATTCCTAGGGTTACCACCCGTACATGCATAGTTTCCATGATTTTTGTATTCACAGCTTTAAATATTGATGATCTGATATCCTATATGAAACTTAATATCA
Encoded here:
- the LOC118796414 gene encoding zymogen granule membrane protein 16-like, yielding MLSILGLCLLCGSSWALYKPQYYSYSAAVGGGSGTSYASDGEGRITAVRVWEISGSYITGFQLRYEYAWSPRYGREVGTPLEMSLFEGEAIVQVSGKYNPSNYIYQLVFVTSRGRSFIVGQPVGTSFNFYPVHSESELRFLSGRFNGNGITSMGAHWAMVDDMPSGPAMMGNNTMPALT